Proteins encoded by one window of Mycolicibacterium sp. ND9-15:
- a CDS encoding FHA domain-containing protein translates to MSRPAPPALTVRYDGSTRTFAAGNDVVIGRDLRADVRIAHPLISRAHLVLRFDQGRWVAIDNGSLNGMFVNNRRVPAVDISDGQTVNIGNPDGPRLTFEVGRHQGAVGRTPTMAVPIAGHRPAGSYPTAPPPQMSGPQVARPYGPPQGAPRPAYPSAPPPPRYPSAPQPVRPQVSQSMSAPELESATMMGPTAAPRSSDNLATSMLKILRPSRPADNVAGAVKIGRATDNDIVVPDVLASRHHATLVPTAAGTEIQDNRSINGTFVNGARVESALLHDGDTVTIGNIDLVFSGGTLVRRTETEAATRTGGLEVHGITWTIENNKTLLENISIAARPGTLTAVIGPSGAGKSTFARLVAGYTHPTTGTVTFEGHNVHAEYASLRSRIGMVPQDDVVHGQLTVRQALMYAAELRLPPDTTKADREQVVMQVLEELEMTKHLETRVDKLSGGQRKRASVALELLTGPSLLILDEPTSGLDPALDRQVMTMLRQLADAGRVVLVVTHSLTYLDVCDQVLLLAPGGKTAFYGPPDQIGPSMGTTNWADIFSSVAGDPDGANKRFLAHHGPPSPAPPTEQPSDLGSPTSTSVRRQFSTIARRQVRLVVSDRGYFAFLMMLPFIMGVLSLSVPGDVGFGVPVPAMQGGAAPNEPGQILVMLNVGAIFMGTALTIRALIGERAIFRREQAVGLSTTAYLLAKVFVFTLFAIVQSAIVTAIAIIGKGWGPGAVDSGALLGNRSVELFVDIAVTTVAAAMVGLALSALARSNEQIMPLLVVAIMSQLVFSGGMIPVTDRIVLDQMSWFTPARWGFAASASTIDLIRLVPGPLTPADRHWEHTAGTWLFDMAMLALICIGYTAFVRWRIRLSSA, encoded by the coding sequence ATGAGCCGACCCGCCCCACCCGCGCTGACCGTTCGGTACGACGGATCGACACGAACCTTCGCGGCGGGAAACGATGTCGTCATCGGCCGTGACCTCCGCGCCGACGTTCGCATCGCCCATCCGCTGATCTCCCGGGCGCACCTGGTGTTGCGCTTCGATCAGGGCCGCTGGGTCGCGATCGACAACGGCAGCCTCAACGGAATGTTCGTCAACAACCGCCGGGTGCCCGCCGTCGACATCTCCGACGGCCAGACCGTCAACATCGGCAATCCCGACGGCCCACGACTGACGTTCGAGGTCGGCCGTCACCAGGGTGCGGTGGGCCGTACGCCCACCATGGCGGTGCCGATCGCCGGCCACCGGCCGGCGGGCAGCTACCCCACCGCTCCGCCCCCGCAGATGTCCGGACCACAGGTAGCACGGCCATACGGACCGCCGCAGGGTGCGCCGCGTCCGGCATATCCGAGCGCCCCCCCGCCGCCCCGCTATCCGAGCGCACCGCAACCGGTGCGACCGCAGGTGTCACAGTCGATGTCGGCGCCGGAACTCGAGTCGGCGACGATGATGGGACCGACCGCCGCACCGCGCTCGAGCGACAACCTCGCCACGAGCATGCTCAAGATCCTGCGGCCGAGCCGGCCCGCCGACAACGTCGCGGGCGCTGTCAAGATCGGCCGCGCGACCGACAACGACATCGTGGTCCCCGACGTGCTGGCCTCGCGCCACCACGCGACCCTGGTGCCGACCGCTGCCGGCACGGAGATCCAGGACAACCGCAGCATCAACGGCACGTTTGTCAACGGTGCGCGCGTGGAGTCGGCGCTGCTGCACGACGGCGACACCGTCACGATCGGCAACATCGACCTCGTCTTCTCCGGCGGCACGCTGGTTCGCCGGACCGAGACCGAGGCCGCCACCCGCACCGGCGGGCTGGAAGTGCACGGCATCACCTGGACCATCGAGAACAACAAGACGCTGCTGGAGAACATCTCGATCGCCGCGCGGCCGGGCACGCTGACGGCGGTCATCGGTCCATCGGGTGCCGGAAAGTCGACGTTCGCGCGGTTGGTCGCCGGTTACACCCATCCGACGACGGGCACCGTCACCTTCGAAGGCCACAACGTCCACGCCGAGTACGCCTCGCTGCGGTCCCGAATCGGGATGGTTCCCCAGGACGACGTGGTGCACGGTCAGCTGACCGTGCGTCAGGCGCTGATGTATGCCGCGGAACTGCGACTGCCGCCGGACACCACCAAGGCCGACCGCGAGCAGGTCGTCATGCAGGTGCTCGAGGAGCTCGAGATGACCAAGCACCTGGAGACCCGTGTCGACAAGCTCTCAGGCGGCCAGCGCAAGCGCGCCTCGGTGGCACTCGAACTGCTGACCGGCCCGTCGCTGCTGATCCTCGACGAGCCCACCTCCGGCCTGGACCCCGCGCTGGACCGTCAGGTCATGACGATGCTGCGCCAACTGGCCGACGCGGGCCGCGTGGTGCTGGTGGTCACGCACTCACTGACCTACCTCGACGTCTGCGACCAGGTGCTGCTGCTGGCGCCCGGCGGGAAGACCGCGTTCTACGGGCCGCCCGACCAGATCGGGCCCTCGATGGGCACCACCAACTGGGCCGACATCTTCAGCTCGGTCGCGGGTGACCCCGACGGCGCCAACAAGCGGTTCCTCGCCCACCACGGCCCGCCGTCGCCCGCCCCGCCGACCGAGCAGCCGTCCGATCTGGGCAGCCCGACCAGCACCAGCGTGCGGCGGCAGTTCTCGACGATCGCCCGCCGTCAGGTGCGGCTGGTGGTGTCCGACCGCGGCTACTTCGCGTTCCTGATGATGCTGCCGTTCATCATGGGTGTGTTGTCGCTCTCGGTGCCCGGTGACGTCGGGTTCGGCGTGCCGGTGCCCGCCATGCAGGGCGGCGCGGCGCCCAATGAGCCGGGGCAGATCCTGGTCATGCTCAACGTGGGCGCCATCTTCATGGGCACCGCGCTGACGATCCGCGCGCTGATCGGTGAGCGGGCGATCTTCCGTCGCGAGCAGGCCGTCGGATTGTCAACCACCGCATACCTTTTGGCGAAGGTCTTCGTGTTCACGCTGTTCGCGATCGTCCAGTCGGCGATCGTCACGGCGATCGCGATCATCGGTAAGGGGTGGGGTCCCGGCGCCGTGGACAGTGGTGCGCTGCTGGGCAACCGCAGCGTCGAGTTGTTCGTCGACATCGCGGTGACGACGGTCGCTGCGGCGATGGTCGGGTTGGCGCTCTCGGCACTGGCGAGGTCCAACGAACAGATCATGCCGCTCTTGGTGGTCGCGATCATGTCGCAGCTGGTGTTCTCGGGCGGCATGATTCCGGTGACCGACCGCATCGTGCTCGACCAGATGTCGTGGTTCACCCCCGCGCGTTGGGGTTTCGCCGCTTCCGCCTCGACGATCGATCTCATCCGGCTGGTTCCGGGGCCGTTGACGCCGGCCGACCGGCACTGGGAACACACGGCGGGAACCTGGCTGTTCGACATGGCGATGCTCGCGCTGATCTGCATCGGCTACACAGCCTTCGTGCGCTGGCGGATCCGCCTCAGCAGCGCCTAG
- a CDS encoding amidohydrolase family protein has protein sequence MAATWDTIDRYVVISTDTHAGADLRDYKAYLPARLHDDFDAWAASYVSPFDDLIIATAQRNWSHELRMSEMNADGVAAEVLLPNTVPPFFPTSPNITITLPRTRDEFEKRWAGVQAHNRWQIDFCSQAPARRRGLVQVFPNDVDLALDEIRWGAEQDCFGGVLLPAVSPGDPNVAPLFHTRYEPIWTLCAELDLTVVQHAGAGSPLMPMDQPASNAVLVTEMAMWAQRTVSHLILAGVFERHPTLRFVPTEQGTLWLQNQMMMLDVMVPSMKTEAGNRTYGMFGGSSIDELTMAPSDYAKRNCYLASELTPYESSTIRYLGADHVMWGSDYPHEEGFAPHSKLAIRWALHDQPEDVCRKILAGNAGRLYRFDLDALVPVAAEIGPTVAEVHTPLGDTGYVSPPAFGYRPFEGGLALKRLAPARD, from the coding sequence ATGGCCGCCACGTGGGACACCATCGATCGCTACGTCGTCATCTCGACCGACACCCATGCGGGGGCCGACCTGCGCGACTACAAGGCGTATCTGCCCGCCCGGCTGCACGACGACTTCGACGCGTGGGCGGCGAGCTATGTCAGCCCGTTCGACGACCTGATCATCGCAACCGCACAGCGCAACTGGAGCCACGAACTCCGGATGTCGGAAATGAACGCCGACGGGGTGGCGGCCGAGGTGCTGCTTCCCAACACCGTCCCGCCCTTCTTCCCGACCTCGCCGAACATCACCATCACGCTGCCGCGCACCCGCGACGAGTTCGAGAAGCGGTGGGCCGGAGTGCAGGCCCACAACCGTTGGCAGATCGACTTCTGCTCGCAGGCCCCGGCGCGGCGCCGGGGACTGGTACAGGTCTTCCCCAACGATGTGGACCTGGCGCTCGACGAGATCCGCTGGGGAGCCGAGCAGGACTGCTTCGGCGGCGTGCTGCTGCCCGCCGTCTCACCCGGTGATCCGAACGTCGCACCGCTGTTTCACACCCGCTACGAACCGATCTGGACGCTGTGCGCCGAACTCGACCTGACCGTGGTTCAGCACGCCGGGGCGGGTAGCCCGCTGATGCCGATGGATCAGCCGGCCTCGAACGCGGTGCTGGTCACCGAGATGGCGATGTGGGCGCAGCGCACCGTCTCGCATCTCATACTCGCCGGTGTGTTCGAGCGCCACCCGACACTGCGGTTCGTGCCGACGGAGCAGGGCACGCTGTGGTTGCAGAACCAGATGATGATGCTCGACGTCATGGTGCCCTCGATGAAAACGGAAGCGGGCAACCGCACCTACGGCATGTTCGGCGGCTCGTCGATCGACGAACTGACGATGGCGCCCAGCGATTACGCCAAGCGGAACTGCTATCTGGCTTCGGAGTTGACGCCGTACGAGTCCTCGACGATCCGCTATCTCGGCGCCGATCACGTCATGTGGGGCAGCGATTATCCACACGAGGAAGGCTTCGCGCCGCACTCCAAGCTGGCGATCCGCTGGGCGCTGCACGACCAGCCCGAGGACGTCTGCCGCAAGATTCTGGCCGGCAATGCGGGCCGGCTGTACCGGTTCGACCTGGACGCGCTCGTCCCGGTCGCCGCTGAGATCGGCCCGACGGTCGCCGAGGTGCACACGCCGCTGGGGGATACGGGCTATGTCTCCCCGCCCGCGTTCGGGTACCGGCCGTTCGAGGGCGGGCTTGCGCTCAAGCGGCTGGCACCGGCTCGCGACTGA